A single genomic interval of Chryseobacterium paludis harbors:
- a CDS encoding T9SS type A sorting domain-containing protein, whose product MHKLYISALTLCATALLYSQEVVWQKDIKSNTQDFLSQVTTTIDQQYLITGSVIQGGSLREPQATSKQNNGYDFHLVKLNQQGDQVWEKYFVGNNHDYLSATASTQEGGFLVSGTTYSSKGLDKKEDSKGGSDIWLIRLSEFGDELWQKTLGTSSDEEARAVIQTTDLGFFVAGNVQNTSKGYGSKDVLIIKLDKNGKEISQLVLGGKGLDEVEKMIPTKDGGALLGIYSRSNVGGSKQTENFGEGDYWIVKLSKDGKVEWEKNYGGKGDDHLRTLALTSSGYIIGGESRSERSGNKSVGIEEGTDVWLISLNERGDEEWQKSYNFKNRDILMGMSVIRSADDKTKGILLGGYTQAEGRIETDDETFWMLYLNDKGDEQWRKHVKGESRKREERLSDIKLNRDGSIILAGTSAEELGKENWKIIKLGDKQIDQLIVKQDIKIYPNPVSDYAYVEIGFDTSTGSGQGFKEADITLYDMGGRQLQTLKTKNKVTKINTQALIQGAYLVVVKTNENKTANAKLIKK is encoded by the coding sequence ATGCATAAACTCTACATAAGTGCATTAACTCTATGCGCTACCGCCTTGTTATACTCACAAGAAGTGGTTTGGCAAAAAGACATTAAATCCAATACACAGGATTTTCTTAGTCAGGTTACGACAACAATAGATCAACAGTATTTGATTACTGGGAGTGTGATTCAGGGAGGTAGCCTTCGAGAACCTCAGGCTACATCGAAGCAGAATAATGGGTACGATTTTCACTTGGTGAAACTGAACCAACAAGGAGATCAGGTTTGGGAAAAATATTTCGTAGGGAACAATCATGATTATTTATCCGCTACAGCGTCAACACAGGAAGGAGGTTTTTTGGTATCAGGTACCACATATTCTTCGAAAGGACTAGATAAAAAGGAAGATTCTAAAGGTGGATCGGATATCTGGCTCATCAGATTGAGTGAATTTGGTGATGAATTATGGCAAAAAACTTTAGGAACTTCTTCTGATGAAGAAGCCAGGGCTGTTATTCAAACAACTGATCTTGGGTTTTTTGTAGCTGGAAATGTCCAAAACACATCTAAAGGTTATGGTTCCAAAGATGTTTTGATCATCAAGCTTGATAAAAACGGAAAAGAGATTTCACAATTAGTTTTAGGTGGAAAAGGGCTTGATGAAGTGGAAAAGATGATCCCTACGAAAGATGGTGGAGCATTATTAGGTATTTATTCCAGAAGTAATGTTGGGGGATCGAAACAAACTGAAAACTTTGGCGAAGGTGATTACTGGATTGTAAAACTTTCAAAAGACGGAAAAGTAGAATGGGAAAAGAATTATGGAGGGAAAGGTGATGATCATTTAAGAACATTAGCACTAACATCTTCAGGCTATATCATTGGAGGAGAATCAAGATCTGAAAGATCTGGAAATAAATCGGTTGGAATTGAAGAAGGAACTGATGTTTGGTTAATCTCTTTAAATGAAAGGGGTGATGAAGAGTGGCAGAAATCTTACAATTTCAAAAACAGGGATATCTTAATGGGAATGAGTGTTATTCGTTCCGCAGATGATAAAACAAAAGGAATTTTATTAGGTGGCTATACGCAGGCCGAAGGAAGAATAGAAACCGATGATGAAACATTTTGGATGTTATATCTGAATGATAAGGGTGATGAACAATGGAGAAAACATGTAAAAGGAGAATCCAGAAAAAGAGAAGAAAGGTTATCCGATATTAAACTCAACAGAGATGGCTCAATCATTTTAGCAGGAACCAGTGCTGAGGAATTAGGAAAAGAAAACTGGAAGATTATAAAACTGGGTGATAAGCAGATTGATCAGCTCATTGTAAAACAAGATATCAAGATCTATCCGAATCCTGTTTCAGATTATGCCTATGTAGAAATAGGTTTCGACACTTCGACGGGCTCAGGGCAGGGCTTCAAGGAAGCTGATATAACTTTGTATGATATGGGTGGAAGACAGTTGCAGACTTTGAAAACAAAGAATAAAGTAACAAAGATTAATACGCAGGCTCTGATTCAAGGAGCTTATCTGGTTGTTGTGAAAACAAATGAAAATAAAACTGCTAATGCTAAACTGATTAAGAAATAA
- a CDS encoding DsbA family protein: MSTLRIPIGPHDHVQGNPDTAKIVLVEYGDYQCPYCGHAFPLVRKFVEENIDDVAFVFRNFPLTDAHEYAMAAATVAEAAGKQGKFWEMHDLIYDNQNLLNEALLKECVKVLKLDVNKIENEINTAELQGKIEADFEGGVRSGVNGTPSFFVNGEKWEDYDGTYDSFIDLLS; this comes from the coding sequence ATGTCTACTTTAAGAATTCCTATTGGTCCTCATGATCATGTTCAGGGAAATCCGGATACTGCAAAAATAGTTTTAGTCGAATATGGCGATTATCAATGTCCTTATTGCGGACACGCTTTTCCTTTGGTAAGAAAATTTGTGGAAGAAAATATAGATGATGTCGCATTTGTATTTAGAAATTTTCCTTTAACCGATGCTCACGAATATGCTATGGCAGCGGCAACAGTAGCCGAGGCCGCAGGAAAGCAGGGGAAATTTTGGGAAATGCACGACCTCATCTACGACAACCAAAATTTATTGAATGAAGCTTTGCTCAAGGAGTGTGTAAAAGTTTTGAAACTGGATGTCAATAAAATCGAGAATGAGATCAATACCGCAGAACTTCAGGGTAAAATTGAAGCCGATTTTGAAGGTGGTGTGCGCAGTGGGGTAAATGGCACTCCATCATTTTTTGTTAATGGAGAAAAATGGGAAGACTATGATGGAACATATGATTCTTTCATTGACCTACTTTCTTAG
- the guaB gene encoding IMP dehydrogenase: MSIHNKIVETAITFDDVLLVPSYSEVLPNQVSLKSRLTDKITLNVPIVSAAMDTVTEGDLAIALARVGGLGFIHKNMTIVEQAAQVNRVKRSENGMISDPVTLSKDHTLAQAKEMMAKYKISGLPVVDPNNVLIGIITNRDVKYQENLDARVEEIMTKENLITSDKNTNLEKAKEILLKSRVEKLPIVDQDNKLVGLITIKDIDNQLEYPNSNKDQKGRLIVGAGVGVGEDTMDRIAALVQAGVDIVAIDSAHGHSKGVLDKISEIRKAYPDLDIVGGNIVTADAAKDLIKAGANVLKVGVGPGSICTTRVVAGVGVPQLSAIYNVYEYAKSKNVAVIADGGIKLSGDIVKAIASGAGAVMLGSLLAGTDEAPGEEIIFQGRKFKSYQGMGSLSAMKRGGKERYFQSEAKKFVPEGIEGRVPHKGKLEDVIFQLTGGLRAGMGYCGAKDIEALQKDTKMVMITGSGLKESHPHDVIITQEAPNYSL; the protein is encoded by the coding sequence ATGTCTATTCATAACAAAATTGTAGAGACAGCCATCACTTTCGATGACGTTCTTCTAGTCCCTTCTTATTCAGAAGTTTTACCTAACCAGGTATCATTAAAATCAAGACTTACCGATAAAATCACACTGAATGTTCCGATAGTATCTGCTGCAATGGACACAGTTACTGAAGGCGATCTTGCGATTGCATTAGCAAGAGTAGGTGGTTTAGGTTTCATTCATAAAAACATGACGATCGTAGAACAGGCTGCACAGGTAAACCGTGTAAAGCGTTCTGAAAATGGTATGATCTCTGATCCTGTTACTCTTTCAAAAGATCACACTTTAGCTCAGGCTAAAGAAATGATGGCTAAATATAAAATTTCAGGTTTACCGGTTGTAGATCCGAATAATGTATTGATAGGAATCATTACCAACAGAGATGTAAAATATCAGGAGAATCTTGATGCAAGAGTGGAAGAGATCATGACTAAAGAAAATCTGATCACTTCTGATAAAAATACCAATCTTGAAAAGGCAAAAGAAATTCTTCTTAAAAGCCGTGTTGAAAAGCTTCCTATCGTAGATCAGGACAATAAACTGGTTGGATTAATTACGATTAAAGATATCGATAATCAATTAGAGTATCCAAATTCAAATAAAGATCAGAAAGGCCGTCTTATTGTAGGTGCAGGAGTTGGAGTGGGTGAAGATACTATGGACAGAATTGCAGCATTGGTACAAGCTGGTGTTGATATTGTTGCTATTGATTCTGCTCACGGACATTCTAAAGGAGTTTTAGATAAAATTTCAGAAATCAGAAAAGCATATCCGGATCTGGATATCGTTGGTGGAAATATTGTAACAGCTGACGCTGCGAAAGATTTGATCAAAGCAGGAGCAAATGTTCTTAAAGTAGGTGTTGGACCTGGTTCTATCTGTACGACAAGAGTAGTGGCAGGAGTTGGAGTTCCTCAGTTATCAGCGATCTATAACGTTTACGAATACGCTAAATCTAAAAATGTAGCCGTAATTGCAGATGGTGGAATCAAACTTTCCGGAGATATTGTAAAAGCAATTGCAAGTGGAGCAGGAGCAGTAATGCTTGGTTCTCTTTTAGCAGGAACTGACGAGGCACCAGGTGAAGAAATTATCTTCCAGGGAAGAAAATTCAAATCTTACCAGGGAATGGGAAGCCTTTCAGCAATGAAGAGAGGAGGTAAAGAAAGATATTTCCAAAGTGAAGCTAAAAAATTCGTTCCGGAAGGAATTGAAGGTAGAGTTCCACACAAAGGAAAATTGGAAGATGTTATTTTCCAGTTGACAGGTGGATTAAGAGCTGGAATGGGTTACTGTGGGGCGAAAGATATTGAAGCTTTACAGAAAGACACCAAAATGGTAATGATCACAGGAAGCGGATTAAAAGAATCCCACCCTCATGATGTGATCATCACACAGGAAGCTCCGAATTATTCTTTGTAA
- a CDS encoding helix-turn-helix domain-containing protein, with the protein MEKLKSLRKQRGYTQEYMSNILSTDVSNYCRKENGDVRIYDDEWEKLAKALEVPVEDIKEERVSVVLHNDTATFNDNSGNYQSNNYHYYNIPDYILENQQEYIKILREQVDSLKQELEKFKSGK; encoded by the coding sequence ATGGAAAAGCTAAAAAGTCTAAGAAAGCAAAGAGGGTATACTCAGGAATATATGTCGAACATTCTTTCAACGGATGTTTCCAATTATTGCAGAAAGGAAAATGGAGATGTAAGAATATATGATGATGAATGGGAAAAACTGGCTAAAGCTTTAGAGGTTCCAGTTGAGGATATTAAAGAAGAAAGAGTGTCAGTTGTGCTGCATAATGATACAGCAACTTTTAATGATAATTCTGGCAACTATCAATCTAACAACTACCATTATTATAATATCCCAGATTACATCTTAGAGAATCAACAGGAATATATTAAAATATTGAGAGAACAAGTTGACTCATTGAAACAGGAATTGGAGAAATTCAAGTCCGGAAAATAA
- a CDS encoding redoxin domain-containing protein, producing the protein MILEQGTSAPDFELHATPDQKLKRSDFLGKNLILVFYPADWSPVCGDQVSLYNEMLSIFHKYNADILGISVDSAWCHDAFMENRKLHFPLLADFNPKGEISKAYGVYNEENGTSKRALFVIDPEGTIQWSYLSPDGINPGADGIIDALENLKQK; encoded by the coding sequence ATGATATTAGAACAAGGAACCTCAGCCCCGGATTTTGAACTTCACGCTACTCCAGATCAGAAATTAAAACGTTCTGATTTCTTAGGAAAGAACCTAATACTCGTTTTTTATCCTGCAGACTGGAGCCCGGTGTGTGGAGATCAGGTGAGTTTATATAATGAAATGCTTTCTATTTTTCATAAATACAATGCCGATATTCTAGGTATTTCTGTTGACAGTGCCTGGTGTCATGATGCTTTTATGGAAAACAGAAAACTGCATTTTCCTTTATTGGCAGATTTCAATCCAAAAGGTGAAATCTCAAAAGCTTATGGTGTGTACAATGAAGAAAACGGGACTTCAAAAAGAGCGTTGTTTGTTATTGATCCGGAAGGAACGATCCAGTGGAGCTATCTGTCACCAGATGGAATTAATCCCGGTGCTGACGGAATCATTGATGCATTAGAAAATTTAAAACAAAAATAA
- a CDS encoding KTSC domain-containing protein, translating to MPSSVVHSYEYFPETEILRIVYQSGAVYDYLKVSQRIVDQFKAFQSKGTFLNKVIKKKFKYVRIK from the coding sequence ATGCCTTCCTCAGTTGTACATAGTTATGAATATTTTCCGGAGACTGAAATATTACGAATTGTATATCAGTCGGGAGCAGTTTATGATTATCTGAAGGTTTCCCAACGCATCGTTGATCAATTCAAAGCCTTTCAATCTAAAGGAACATTTCTCAATAAGGTTATTAAGAAGAAATTTAAATATGTAAGAATAAAATAA
- a CDS encoding DUF4407 domain-containing protein produces MKNQQQTINQTNHKINWFQKFLMVCSGGNIHILRKTPSEWNKFAGIGGIVLFTAVFATLSAGYAMYTVFDNIWTSVGFGILWGLMIFNLDRYIVSSIKKTGTWWNQILMAIPRLILATFLGIIISKPLELKIFEKEVNKQLNTIIQRNKKQLQGEMSGRILQQSGPFETEKKQISEKTAQYQKSYDSASVELEKEILGKQSGLTSGKVGFGSNAKRKQELKEQRRQDLENYQKQVGPRLEYLDKEISKVYTNLETERKSSETFEDKFNGFAARLQALDELGKNSAIIGLAAAFIMGLFICLEISPVLVKLISHIGPYDHLLEKTENDFRLYSKEKIEKGNALTDYRIDDFKENLNK; encoded by the coding sequence ATGAAAAATCAACAACAAACTATAAATCAGACGAATCATAAAATAAATTGGTTTCAGAAGTTTCTCATGGTATGCTCCGGAGGAAACATTCATATCTTAAGGAAGACCCCTAGCGAATGGAACAAATTTGCGGGTATCGGGGGTATTGTTCTATTTACTGCTGTTTTTGCTACCCTTTCAGCAGGTTATGCCATGTATACCGTATTCGATAATATATGGACTTCAGTAGGATTCGGAATTTTATGGGGATTAATGATATTCAATCTGGACCGTTATATTGTTTCTTCTATAAAAAAAACGGGAACATGGTGGAATCAGATTTTGATGGCTATTCCCCGTTTGATATTGGCTACTTTTTTAGGAATCATTATTTCAAAACCTTTGGAACTTAAAATTTTTGAAAAAGAAGTTAACAAACAGTTGAATACCATTATTCAACGCAATAAAAAACAACTTCAGGGTGAGATGAGTGGAAGGATCCTTCAACAAAGCGGACCTTTTGAAACGGAGAAAAAACAAATTTCAGAAAAGACTGCTCAGTATCAAAAATCATATGACTCCGCTTCAGTAGAACTGGAAAAAGAAATCTTAGGAAAACAGTCTGGTTTAACCAGTGGAAAAGTAGGTTTCGGATCCAATGCTAAACGGAAGCAAGAACTTAAAGAACAGAGAAGACAGGATTTAGAAAACTACCAAAAACAAGTAGGGCCTAGACTCGAGTATCTAGATAAAGAAATTTCAAAAGTATACACCAACCTTGAAACAGAGAGAAAATCATCAGAAACATTTGAGGATAAATTCAATGGATTCGCCGCACGATTACAGGCATTAGATGAATTAGGAAAAAATTCAGCGATCATTGGTTTAGCTGCGGCCTTCATCATGGGACTTTTTATTTGTCTGGAAATCTCTCCTGTATTGGTTAAGTTAATTTCGCATATTGGACCCTATGACCATCTACTGGAAAAAACAGAAAATGACTTCCGTCTGTATTCAAAAGAGAAAATTGAAAAAGGAAATGCATTGACGGATTATCGGATTGATGATTTTAAAGAGAATTTGAATAAGTAA
- a CDS encoding DUF6443 domain-containing protein, translating into MKRILNIFSILFVAGSSYAQTGPSTNENYIQSRTYLEEVTSSSPNARQIQAIQYFDGLGRAKQSIIVKATPQGRDIVKPIFYNDNENGRQTKEYLPVPQPGTQGGAIYNTPLDNVTAVYGNERIYGEKTLEKSPTGRVKQVTSIGNNWATHPSQFTYAANAAGEVKKITSVTAWAGETTSTEIFYSGVYAANTLSKNTATDADGNTTIEFTNGLGQVILVRKNDGTKNTDTYYVYNEYGQLTYVIPPLAVTASIPDQTTLDNLCYQYRYDSLGRMVEKKLPGKGWEYMVYDKADQLIMTQDAELRKTGKWFLTKYDTFGRIIYTGIIPGVDRPSLQSLLNNYVITEYRNTQGFTRNGMQIYYTNDWCKEVETILSVNYYDTYPTYSFNPPFPTTILTKPVIPHTQNVTVNTKNLPVMSLVKNIEDDNWTKSYVYYDAKGRSIGGYEINHLGGYTKTETELDFAGVPKQSKVYHKRLSTDTERIITHTFEYDAQNRLKKQWHQVNGGAQELLAENTYNELSQLSNKKVGNNLQSIDYTYDIRGSVIKVNNPAILSGKLFGYEVKYTNPIGTSPKYNGTISEVDWKTTSDNVLRRYTYTYDGLNRLKKGTYSEPSSSVPQNGFFNETIGYDMNSNITSLQRNGKSFAGTAALIDNLTYSYTGNRLNSVKDASGNYIGYPDVSGNTIVYDDNGNMTDHVDKGILQIKYNFLNLPDYIKFDKTYIPRPSSMESDFNVSTKYLYRADGTKLRKTYIFGSGKSNMETYALTEYLNGFQYEDQVNILSPTTMPLTLKFVPTSEGYYNFENNKYIYSYRDHLGNVRISYSKNSTGGTEIIEENNYYPFGLKHEGYNALVGNPAYNYRYNGKELQKETGWNDYGARMYIADIGRWGVVDPLAETSRRFSPYNYVVNNPISFIDPDGRKFAMPYEASGIEATNPNSYWWLGLTGTRADKMVPIGKSGGAGGGYMIANSPKFGDTQAFRDLMDAAKAGNDRFKLINRGKYLEWWEDGEPAQNKNDITGLDGHRLKLGGNPTKTTTFAGVTSLINENPFIKAENTMYHTKGRAGISNIDYRTVRNFNTGNLSGLISMQLNLSSLNLYNELTSSSDTNGFMISIGNYSFGGSGTLSFDLINSDISLNFGQKLDNNNSSINSYGIKPLTAAMVIVGYVVERFTPPTVVPVLPSGGVINDHLTL; encoded by the coding sequence ATGAAAAGAATTTTAAATATATTCAGCATATTGTTTGTAGCAGGATCATCTTATGCGCAAACAGGCCCAAGTACTAACGAAAACTATATACAAAGCAGAACTTACCTTGAAGAGGTTACTTCCTCAAGTCCCAATGCCAGACAAATTCAGGCCATTCAGTATTTTGATGGATTGGGAAGAGCTAAGCAATCAATCATTGTAAAAGCTACACCACAAGGAAGAGATATAGTAAAACCCATCTTTTATAACGATAATGAAAATGGAAGACAAACCAAGGAATACCTTCCTGTTCCCCAACCAGGAACTCAGGGCGGAGCTATTTATAATACCCCTTTAGATAATGTTACAGCTGTTTATGGAAATGAAAGGATTTATGGAGAAAAGACACTGGAAAAATCTCCAACCGGGAGAGTGAAACAAGTTACTTCGATAGGAAATAACTGGGCCACGCATCCCTCCCAGTTTACCTATGCTGCTAATGCCGCTGGAGAAGTAAAAAAAATAACATCTGTTACCGCATGGGCGGGTGAAACAACTTCCACTGAAATTTTTTATAGTGGAGTGTATGCAGCCAATACCTTATCAAAAAATACAGCAACAGATGCAGATGGAAATACCACCATTGAGTTTACCAATGGTTTGGGACAGGTAATTTTGGTAAGAAAAAATGATGGAACTAAAAACACAGACACCTATTATGTGTACAATGAGTATGGTCAATTAACCTATGTAATCCCTCCATTGGCCGTTACTGCCTCTATACCAGATCAGACTACATTAGACAATTTATGCTATCAGTATAGATATGATAGTCTTGGAAGAATGGTAGAAAAAAAACTTCCAGGAAAAGGATGGGAGTATATGGTGTACGATAAAGCTGATCAACTGATCATGACACAAGATGCAGAATTGCGTAAAACAGGTAAATGGTTCCTCACAAAATATGATACATTTGGAAGGATAATTTATACTGGAATTATACCGGGTGTGGACAGACCAAGTCTGCAAAGTCTACTTAACAATTATGTAATTACCGAATATAGAAACACTCAGGGTTTTACCAGAAATGGAATGCAGATCTATTATACGAATGATTGGTGCAAGGAAGTAGAAACTATTTTATCCGTTAATTATTACGATACTTATCCGACCTATTCTTTTAATCCTCCATTCCCTACCACTATTTTGACTAAACCAGTCATTCCTCATACACAGAATGTTACAGTAAACACCAAAAACCTACCAGTGATGTCTTTAGTGAAAAATATTGAGGATGATAACTGGACGAAAAGTTACGTGTATTACGATGCTAAAGGAAGATCAATTGGAGGTTATGAAATCAATCATCTGGGTGGATATACAAAAACAGAGACAGAACTTGATTTTGCAGGAGTACCAAAGCAATCCAAAGTGTATCATAAAAGGCTTTCTACAGATACAGAAAGAATCATCACTCATACATTTGAGTATGACGCTCAAAATAGACTAAAAAAGCAATGGCATCAGGTGAATGGAGGAGCTCAGGAACTTCTTGCAGAGAATACCTATAATGAACTCTCTCAGCTTTCCAATAAAAAAGTGGGAAATAATCTGCAAAGCATTGATTATACCTATGACATCAGAGGCTCGGTTATCAAGGTCAATAACCCAGCCATTCTCAGTGGAAAATTATTTGGATACGAAGTGAAGTATACCAACCCGATCGGAACTTCGCCAAAGTATAACGGGACTATTAGTGAGGTAGATTGGAAAACAACAAGCGATAATGTTTTAAGAAGATATACTTATACTTATGATGGGTTGAACAGGCTGAAAAAAGGGACCTATTCAGAGCCGAGCTCATCAGTTCCTCAAAATGGTTTCTTTAATGAAACTATAGGATATGATATGAACAGTAATATCACCAGTTTGCAGAGAAATGGAAAAAGCTTTGCAGGAACAGCTGCACTGATAGATAATCTTACCTATTCTTATACAGGGAACAGGCTTAATTCTGTTAAAGATGCATCTGGAAATTACATTGGCTATCCCGATGTATCAGGAAATACAATAGTCTATGATGATAATGGAAATATGACAGACCATGTAGATAAAGGAATTCTACAAATCAAATATAACTTCCTTAATCTTCCAGATTACATAAAGTTTGATAAGACTTATATTCCGAGACCATCAAGTATGGAAAGTGACTTTAATGTTAGTACTAAATATTTATATCGGGCAGATGGGACAAAACTTAGAAAGACTTATATTTTTGGTTCTGGAAAGTCGAACATGGAAACTTATGCCCTAACTGAATATTTAAATGGATTTCAATACGAAGATCAAGTCAATATTCTTAGCCCTACTACTATGCCTCTGACTTTAAAGTTTGTTCCAACTTCTGAAGGCTATTACAATTTTGAAAATAACAAGTATATTTACAGCTATAGAGACCATCTAGGAAATGTGAGAATAAGTTACTCTAAAAACTCAACTGGTGGAACAGAGATCATTGAAGAAAACAATTATTATCCTTTTGGATTAAAACATGAAGGATATAATGCACTAGTTGGAAATCCTGCCTATAACTATAGATATAATGGTAAAGAACTTCAAAAGGAAACCGGATGGAATGATTATGGCGCCAGAATGTACATAGCTGACATTGGAAGATGGGGGGTTGTAGATCCATTAGCAGAAACAAGTAGAAGATTTTCACCTTATAATTATGTTGTAAACAATCCTATCAGCTTTATTGATCCAGATGGAAGAAAATTTGCAATGCCATATGAAGCTAGCGGGATCGAAGCTACGAATCCAAACTCTTACTGGTGGTTGGGACTTACAGGCACAAGAGCAGATAAGATGGTACCAATTGGTAAAAGTGGCGGCGCAGGAGGAGGATATATGATTGCTAATAGTCCAAAATTTGGAGACACGCAGGCGTTTAGAGATCTTATGGATGCTGCAAAAGCTGGCAATGATCGATTTAAACTAATTAATCGAGGTAAATATCTAGAATGGTGGGAAGATGGGGAACCTGCGCAAAATAAAAATGATATAACCGGTTTAGATGGTCATAGGTTAAAACTTGGAGGGAATCCAACAAAAACAACGACATTTGCAGGAGTTACAAGTCTAATTAACGAAAATCCTTTCATAAAAGCAGAAAATACGATGTATCATACGAAAGGAAGGGCAGGAATATCAAATATAGATTATAGAACGGTAAGAAATTTTAATACGGGTAATCTAAGTGGCTTAATATCTATGCAGTTGAATTTATCATCTCTTAACTTATATAATGAACTTACGAGCAGTTCGGATACCAATGGATTTATGATTAGTATTGGAAATTATTCGTTTGGTGGTTCGGGTACTTTATCATTTGACCTTATTAACAGCGACATTTCATTAAATTTTGGACAAAAACTTGACAATAACAATTCAAGCATAAATTCATATGGAATAAAACCTCTTACAGCTGCAATGGTTATAGTAGGGTATGTAGTTGAGAGATTTACACCTCCAACTGTGGTGCCTGTCTTACCATCAGGCGGAGTCATTAATGATCATTTAACCTTATAA